From a region of the Besnoitia besnoiti strain Bb-Ger1 chromosome I, whole genome shotgun sequence genome:
- a CDS encoding protein phosphatase 2a regulatory b subunit (b56 family) protein (encoded by transcript BESB_006440) encodes MRKRIHSSDKLQLGRQSSTGSGGAPSSAAQNASSQASGAAAASAGGGGAPSSGSAGGAPPGGDAGGPLAVTGAAADCGALGAAGAASPPGGDSPGRGGAGGPDVCLRADSSKDVGDGRYRASGYGGSPQGPGAAFEIPNFDDLPPLLDAPQADRPELFRKKLLACTCIFDFNQPQVHVKEKEAKRQTLLEIVEYVNNSRHCFNDHNLPDVVSMVSANIFRALPPSHASNAATYDPEEEEPTLESSWPHLQIVYEFFLRFIVSNDVNPKVARKYIDQQFVLRLLELFSSEDPRERDYLKTILHRIYGKIMALRLFIRKSIQQVFFRFIYEDESPNGISEFLEILGSIINGFALPLKEEHKLFLERVLVPLHKARCLSPFHQQLTYCMQQYVRKDSRLAEPIILGLLRFWPVTNAPKVVLFLNELEHILVNTQPPEFQKVMNPLFRRLADCIQSPHFQVAERVLFFWNNEHIVKLINQNRQVIFPIVIAALFKNSQYHWNSTVHALTYNVSKLLAEADAALFDECSNKHIAEEEKRKQQEEERSRRWAELKQREAELGVGVEEDAHLIRFTNDLGF; translated from the exons ATGCGAAAACGGATTCACTCAAGCGACAAGTTACAACTCGGCCGTCAATCGTCGACGGGGTCTGGTGGTGCGCCtagctccgccgcgcagaatgcgtcttcgcaggcttctggggcggccgccgcgtctgctggggggggcggggctcCATCCTCGGGCTCGGCCGGGGGAGCGCCTccgggcggagacgccggggGCCCGCTGGCGGTGactggagccgcggcggactgcgGTGCCTtaggcgcagccggcgcggcgtctcccccgGGGGGCGACTCGcccggcagaggaggcgccggcggcccggATGTGTGTCTTCGAGCGGACAGCTCCAAAGACGTGGGAGATGGACG GTATCGCGCGAGCGGCTACGGCGGCAGTCCGCAGGGGCCGGGCGCGGCTTTCGAGATTCCGAACTTCGACGACttgcctccgcttctcgacgcgccgcaggccgatCGCCCCGAGTTATTCCGCAAGAAGCTTCTCGCGTGCACCTGCATCTTTGACTTCAACCAGCCGCAGGTCCACGtcaaggagaaggaggcgaagcggcaaACGCTACTCGAAATCGTCGA ataCGTCAACAATTCTCGACACTGTTTCAACGACCATAACCTTCCGGACGTCGTGAGCATG gtTTCTGCGAATATTTTTCGGGCTTTGCCACCGTCGCATGCGTCGAACGCGGCGACGTACGAccccgaggaagaagagccgaCCCTCGAGAGCTCCTGGCCTCACCTGCAGATCGTCTACGAGTTTTTCCTGCGGTTCATCGTCTCCAACGACGTGAACCCCAAGGTCGCCCGAAAATACATTGATCAACAGTTCGTTCTCCGC CTTCTCGAGCTGTTCAGCTCAGAGGACCCCCGAGAGCGCGACTACCTGAAAACCATCCTCCACCGAATTTACGGGAAAATCATGGCGCTTCG ACTCTTCATTCGCAAGTCGATTCAGCAAGTCTTCTTTCGCTTCATCTACGAAGACGAGAGTCCAAACGGCATTTCGGAGTTCCTTGAGATCCTTGGCAG CATCATCAACGGtttcgcgctgcctctcaAGGAGGAGCATAAGCTCTTCTTGGAGAGGGTTCTCGTGCCTCTGCACAAGGCCCGCTGCCTCAGTCCCTTCCACCAGCAGCTCACCTACTGCATGCAACA ATATGTGAGGAAAGACAGCCGCCTGGCTGAGCCGATCATCCTCGGTCTTCTGCGCTTCTGGCCAGTCACCAATGCGCCGAAGGTCGTGCTGTTTCTCAACGAACTGGAGCAT ATTCTAGTCAACACACAGCCTCCCGAGTTCCAGAAGGTGATGAATCCGCtcttccggcgcctcgcggactGCATTCAGTCGCCGCACTTCCAAGTCGCTGAGCGCGTCTTGTTCTTCTGGAATAATGAGCACATCGTCAAGCTCATCAACCAAAACCGGCAG GTGATCTTCCCGATTGTCATCGCCGCCCTGTTCAAGAACTCACAGTATCACTGGAATTCCACTGTCCATGCCCTCACCTACAACGTCTCCAAACTGCTCgctgaggcagacgcggcgctcttcgATGAATGCTCCAACAAACACAtcgccgaagaggagaa GCGCAAGCAGCAAGAGGAAgagcggtcgcggcgctgggcgGAGTtgaagcagcgcgaggcggagttGGGAGTTGGCGTCGAGGAAGATGCGCACCTGATTCGCTTCACGAATGACCTCGGTTTTTGA